One genomic region from Doryrhamphus excisus isolate RoL2022-K1 chromosome 14, RoL_Dexc_1.0, whole genome shotgun sequence encodes:
- the jarid2b gene encoding protein Jumonji isoform X3, which yields MAYFGSSQEEEDLGEDEEEEEEEVRNGSGGVHPHVASSQASASSSSCHSTPRKGKPPTRLNGHVFNNHGKASPRESPRPKAPPPPPPPLLRERSERAEAREHVRMLQAMASARDATNGLSTRRAAEELRKQVSRMNGLTRLSAMQAANGAKRGRDFRLPSKTVKKYTATVSKGHVTYTKAKQRELGKKTKLSSSSSSKHTSASASANNHNQHSQPAASNGLAHSGKAAASSAYHSNAKTRKQVLLSSNGLLRGARLNGRLNGQRHNPPAKEDSQRQCPQGQGDFQGREGLRNSKRRLEVALHPVGEQKAKSAELKKAKLQATPLETRSSKKVAAPVQTAAATRLSNGHVSPPPPPPETTPPALPSPTPLAQQSSTPAATAAESVNQRPKRASAGKLMLIRQAQQQLSRSHGRSAASSSPSSGHNHSHSPSHGSTTSDPRQGSASSPLASTPGQLRPVAPRPADRDKEWEREKELARQKEREQEKEWERQRSRPDGWAALGEVPVFLPAPREFQDPLVYLDAVREQAEAAGMCRVVPPADWRPECKLSEEMRFVTTVQRVHMLGRRWGPNVQRLACIRKHLKSQGITMDDTPVIGGCEVDLARFFQLINDMGGMQQVMDLKKWTKLADLLRIPKSAQDRLAKLQEAYLQYLLSYDSLGAEERLRLQGEVLQEKRRLESRHGPLEGLSDSTAPSALALPRYEPKNGLAGGVVGGGGAAGHHRANGVYQHLKELEAQVKAGRRRLFAQEKHGSEDREEEEKDSHGVLGEQHKCIYKGKSVSLTNFFRIARNTMTMCFHKEPGAAEVEQEYWRIVEQRDGHVAVHCGKVDTSTHGSGFPTGKSEPFSKHGWNLTVLPNNSGSILRHLGAVPGVTIPWLNVGMVFSTSCWSRDQNRLPYIDYLHTGADCIWYSVPAEEKSKLDKVVHTLLQANGTPGLEMLEKNVMISPEVLSREGIKVHRTVQRSGQFVVCFPGAFVSKVCCGYSVSETVHFATPHWMNLGYQAAKDLKCRRIAKPFSMEKLLYQIATAESKRDNGLLLTTISTLLKDLRNIEMRQRQELYKAGLLSTARYGAHDGGVGAAAGEGRKKPRGKWMTLESSERRCQICQDLCYLSMVVQETDNVVFCLECALRYVEKHKSCRGLKMMYRYDEEQINNLVNQVCGRAMLKSGGGGGGVIMGTVGGNACHAIAPPVKASPAKRAPRKRGAMEVSLARLSSSHMPKAAAVS from the exons ATGGCCTACTTCGGCAgctcccaggaggaggaggacctgggggaggacgaggaggaagaggaggaggaggtgaggaaCGGCAGCGGAGGCGTTCACCCGCACGTGGCTTCTTCGCAAGCTTCCGCGTCTTCCTCCTCGTGTCACTCCACGCCACGCAAGGGGAAGCCTCCCACGCGGCTCAACGGCCACG TCTTCAACAACCACGGCAAAGCGTCGCCGAGAGAGAGCCCGAGGCCCAAGGCGCCGCCACCCCCGCCGCCGCCCCTCCTGAGAGAGCGCAGCGAGCGAGCGGAGGCGAGGGAGCACGTGAGGATGCTGCAGGCCATGGCCAGCGCTCGCGACGCCACCAACGGGCTGTCGACGAGAAGAGCCGCCGAGGAGCTCCGCAAGCAG GTCTCCAGAATGAACGGGCTGACGCGGCTGAGCGCCATGCAAGCGGCCAACGGCGCCAAGAGGGGCCGCGACTTCCGCCTGCCGTCCAAAACTGTGAAGAAGTACACAGCCACCGTGTCCAAGGGCCACGTCACCTACACCAAAGCCAAGCAGAGAGAACTGGGCAAGAAAACCAaactcagcagcagcagcagcagcaaacacACGAGCGCCTCGGCGTCTGCGAACAATCACAATCAGCACAGCCAGCCAGCAGCCAGCAACGGGCTGGCCCACTCAGGAAAAGCAGCGGCGTCGTCAGCCTACCACAGCAATGCAAAAACACGCAAACAGGTGCTACTGTCATCCAACGGGCTGCTCAGGGGCGCCCGCCTCAACGGGAGGCTCAACGGGCAGCGCCACAACCCCCCGGCCAAGGAGGACAGCCAGAGACAATGCCCGCAGGGCCAGGGCGACTTCCAAGGGCGGGAGGGGCTGCGGAACTCCAAGCGGCGCCTGGAGGTGGCGCTCCACCCGGTCGGGGAGCAGAAGGCCAAAAGCGCCGAGCTCAAGAAGGCCAAGCTTCAGGCCACGCCCCTGGAGACGCGCAGCAGCAAGAAGGTGGCCGCCCCCGTGCAGACCGCCGCCGCCACTCGGCTTTCTAACGGACACGTTTCCCCACCGCCCCCTCCTCCCGAAACCACTCCCCCCGCACTCCCGTCCCCGACACCCCTCGCTCAACAATCTTCTACACCAGCAGCCACCGCCGCTGAGTCGGTGAACCAGCGGCCCAAGCGGGCGTCGGCCGGCAAGCTGATGTTGATCCGCCAAGCACAGCAGCAACTGAGCAGGTCTCACGGCCGCAGTGCCGCCTCTTCCTCGCCGTCGTCAGGCCACAATCACTCCCACAGCCCCAGTCACGGCAGCACTACCTCAGACCCCCGGCAGGGCTCCGCCTCCTCCCCGCTCGCCAGCACTCCGGGACAGCTCAGGCCGGTGGCGCCGCGGCCGGCCGACCGCGACAAGGAGTGGGAGCGCGAGAAGGAGCTGGCGCGCCAGAAGGAGCGCGAGCAGGAGAAAGAGTGGGAGCGCCAGCGGAGCCGGCCCGACGGCTGGGCGGCGCTGGGGGAGGTTCCCGTCTTCCTGCCGGCGCCGCGCGAGTTCCAGGACCCGTTGGTGTACCTGGACGCCGTGCGGGAGCAGGCTGAGGCCGCCGGCATGTGCCGTGTGGTGCCGCCGGCCGACTGGCGGCCCGAGTGCAAGCTGAGCGAGGAGATGCGCTTTGTGACGACCGTACAGAGGGTCCACATGCTGGGGCGGCGCTGGGGGCCCAACGTGCAGCGGCTGGCCTGCATCCGAAAACACCTCAAATCTCAGGGCATTACCATGGACGACACGCCCGTCATTG GTGGCTGTGAAGTGGACCTGGCGCGCTTTTTCCAGCTCATCAACGACATGGGCGGCATGCAGCAGGTGATGGACCTGAAGAAGTGGACCAAGCTGGCCGACCTCCTCCGCATCCCCAAGTCGGCGCAGGACCGCTTGGCCAAGCTGCAGGAAGCCTACCTGCAGTACCTCCTCTCCTACGACTCGCTGGGCGCCGAGGAGCGCCTCCGGCTGCAGGGGGAGGTGCTGCAGGAGAAGAGGCGGCTGGAGTCGCGCCACGGGCCTCTGGAGGGCCTCTCGGACTCCACGGCGCCCAGCGCGCTGGCGTTGCCGCGCTACGAGCCCAAGAACGGGCTGGCGGGCGGCGTGGTGGGCGGCGGGGGGGCGGCGGGTCACCACCGCGCCAACGGCGTGTACCAACATCTGAAGGAGCTGGAGGCTCAGGTCAAAGCGGGCCGGCGGCGGCTCTTTGCTCAGGAAAAACACGGCAGCGAGgacagggaggaagaggagaaggacaGCCATGGCGTCCTCGGCGAGCAGCAcaaatgtatttacaag GGGAAGTCGGTGTCGCTGACCAACTTCTTCAGGATAGCACGCAACACCATGACCATGTGCTTCCACAAGGAGCCCGGTGCCGCCGAGGTGGAG CAAGAGTACTGGCGCATCGTGGAGCAGAGGGACGGCCACGTGGCGGTGCATTGTGGGAAGGTGGACACCAGCACGCACGGAAGCGGATTCCCCACCGGGAAGTCTGAGCCCTTTTCAAA GCACGGATGGAACCTCACTGTCCTCCCCAATAATTCTGGATCCATCCTGCGGCATCTGGGTGCCGTGCCAG GGGTCACCATTCCCTGGCTGAACGTCGGCATGGTCTTTTCTACCTCATGCTGGTCTCGAGACCAAAATCGCCTTCCATATATCGATTACCTACACACTGGTGCTGATTGCATTTG GTATTCTGTCCCTGCTGAGGAGAAGTCCAAGCTGGACAAGGTGGTCCATACACTGCTGCAGGCCAACGGGACCCCAGGACTAGAAATGTTGGAGAAGAACGTCATG ATTTCTCCAGAGGTGCTGTCCCGCGAGGGCATCAAGGTTCACCGCACGGTCCAGCGGAGCGGCCAGTTTGTGGTCTGCTTCCCCGGTGCCTTCGTGTCCAAAGTGTGCTGCGGCTACAGCGTGTCCGAGACTGTACACTTCGCCACGCCCCACTGGATGAACCTGGGATACCAGGCGGCGAAG GACCTGAAGTGTCGCCGCATCGCCAAACCTTTCTCCATGGAGAAGCTGCTCTACCAGATCGCCACGGCCGAGTCCAAGCGGGACAACGGCCTCCTCCTCACCACCATCTCCACCCTTCTCAAAGACCTCAG GAACATAGAGATGCGCCAGCGGCAGGAACTCTACAAGGCGGGCCTCCTCTCCACGGCGCGCTACGGCGCCCACGACGGTGGTGTGGGGGCGGCGGCGGGCGAGGGGCGCAAGAAGCCCCGCGGCAAGTGGATGACGTTGGAGTCGTCGGAGAGACGCTGCCAGATCTGCCAGGACCTCTGCTACTTGTCCATG GTGGTCCAGGAGACGGACAACGTGGTCTTCTGTCTGGAGTGTGCGCTGCGCTACGTGGAGAAACACAAGTCCTGCAGAGGCCTCAAGATGATGTATCGCTATGACGAG gAGCAAATCAACAACTTGGTGAACCAGGTGTGTGGGCGGGCCATGTTAAAGAGTGGCGGCGGTGGGGGCGGAGTCATTATGGGAACGGTGGGGGGCAACGCTTGTCACGCCATCGCCCCGCCAGTCAAAGCCTCGCCGGCCAAGCGGGCGCCCCGGAAGCGCGGCGCCATGGAGGTGTCGCTGGCACGCCTGTCCTCCAGTCACATGCCCAAGGCTGCCGCCGTGTCCTGA